One window of the Sparus aurata chromosome 17, fSpaAur1.1, whole genome shotgun sequence genome contains the following:
- the cox6b2 gene encoding cytochrome c oxidase subunit 6B2 translates to MAETIEEKIKGYRTAPFDARFPNTNQTRNCFQNYLDYHRCNKALSARDQDTAPCDWYQRVYKSLCPMSWVGKWDEQIESGNFPGKI, encoded by the exons ATGGCTGAGACTATTGAAGAGAAGATTAAGGGCTACAGGACTGCCCCCTTTGACGCCCGATTCCCCAACACCAACCAGACCCGCAACTGTTTCCAGAACTACCTGG ACTACCACAGGTGCAACAAGGCTCTGTCAGCCAGAGACCAGGACACGGCTCCCTGTGATTGGTACCAGAGGGTTTACAAGAGCCTCTGCCCCATGAGCTGG GTTGGCAAATGGGATGAGCAGATAGAGAGTGGAAACTTCCCAGGGAAGATCTAA